The Roseicyclus marinus genome has a segment encoding these proteins:
- a CDS encoding multidrug effflux MFS transporter, giving the protein MATISPVRFLDRATPPHIFTLIVLTGLGALSMNIFLPSLPQMTEHFATDYRLMQLSVALYLAVNAALQVLIGPISDRYGRRPVLLWGVGVFLIATLGCLFAPNIEVFLFFRMIQAVVVVGLVLGRAVVRDMYPADQAASQIGYVTMGMAVVPMIGPAIGGVLDQSFGWQANFWLLFGLGLLVLLLTWRDLGETARATSSSFGAQVREYPELLRSRRFWGYCLAAAFASGAFFAYLGGAPYVGSEVFGLSPAAVGFYFGAPALGYFFGNWISGKFSVRAGINAMILWGTIISAGGLIASLLLFLLGFKTALVFFGFMTFVGLGNGMVLPNATSGMLSVRPHLAGTASGLGGAIMVGGGAALSALAGIMLTGGNGAYPLIWIMLVASVLAVLSILYTIRREREVQG; this is encoded by the coding sequence ATGGCAACAATCTCTCCGGTGCGGTTTCTCGATCGCGCGACCCCGCCCCACATCTTCACGCTGATCGTTCTGACGGGTCTCGGGGCCTTGTCGATGAACATCTTCCTGCCGTCGCTGCCGCAGATGACCGAGCATTTCGCGACGGATTACCGGCTGATGCAGCTGTCCGTCGCCCTCTATCTCGCGGTGAATGCGGCGCTCCAGGTCCTGATCGGCCCGATTTCGGATCGCTACGGGCGGCGGCCCGTCCTGCTCTGGGGGGTGGGGGTTTTCCTGATCGCTACGCTCGGCTGCCTTTTCGCCCCCAATATCGAGGTCTTTCTCTTTTTCCGCATGATCCAGGCGGTGGTCGTTGTCGGCCTCGTCCTGGGGCGGGCGGTGGTGCGCGACATGTATCCCGCCGACCAGGCCGCCAGCCAGATCGGCTATGTGACCATGGGCATGGCCGTGGTGCCGATGATCGGGCCCGCGATCGGGGGCGTGCTCGATCAAAGCTTTGGCTGGCAGGCGAATTTCTGGCTGCTGTTCGGGCTGGGGCTCTTGGTCTTGCTGCTCACGTGGCGTGATCTGGGGGAAACGGCGCGCGCGACCTCCAGCAGCTTTGGCGCGCAGGTCCGCGAATACCCGGAACTTCTGCGCTCGCGCCGGTTCTGGGGCTATTGCCTTGCCGCCGCTTTCGCCTCGGGGGCGTTCTTTGCCTATCTCGGCGGGGCACCCTATGTCGGGTCCGAGGTCTTTGGCCTGTCGCCTGCCGCCGTCGGTTTCTATTTCGGTGCGCCAGCGTTGGGGTATTTCTTCGGCAACTGGATATCGGGCAAGTTTTCGGTGCGTGCGGGCATCAACGCGATGATCCTGTGGGGAACGATCATCTCGGCGGGCGGGCTGATCGCCTCGCTGTTGCTGTTCTTGCTGGGGTTCAAGACGGCACTTGTCTTTTTCGGGTTCATGACCTTCGTGGGGCTGGGCAACGGCATGGTCCTGCCCAATGCCACCTCGGGGATGCTGTCGGTGCGGCCACATCTGGCGGGCACGGCCAGCGGTCTGGGCGGCGCGATCATGGTGGGCGGCGGCGCTGCACTTTCGGCGCTGGCGGGCATCATGCTCACCGGCGGCAACGGGGCCTATCCGCTGATCTGGATCATGCTCGTCGCCTCGGTCCTTGCCGTCCTGTCGATCCTCTACACCATCCGCCGCGAGCGCGAGGTGCAGGGCTGA
- a CDS encoding DMT family protein: MPQIPVPVATIGLLILSNIFMTFAWYGHLKFKTAPLLAVILISWGIAFFEYLLQVPANRIGHGHFSAAELKTIQEVITLTVFGIFSVVYLREPLAWNHLVGFALIAAGAFFVFHRWT; encoded by the coding sequence ATGCCGCAGATCCCCGTGCCCGTCGCCACCATCGGCCTTCTGATCCTGTCCAACATCTTCATGACCTTTGCCTGGTACGGCCATCTGAAGTTCAAGACCGCGCCGCTTCTGGCGGTGATCTTGATCAGCTGGGGCATCGCCTTTTTCGAATATCTTCTGCAGGTGCCCGCCAACCGGATCGGGCATGGCCATTTCTCCGCCGCCGAGCTCAAGACGATCCAGGAGGTCATCACCCTGACCGTCTTCGGCATCTTTTCCGTTGTCTACCTGCGCGAACCGTTGGCCTGGAACCACCTTGTGGGCTTTGCCCTGATCGCGGCGGGGGCCTTCTTCGTGTTCCACCGCTGGACCTGA
- a CDS encoding acyl-CoA carboxylase subunit beta produces the protein MKDILQELEHRRNEARLGGGQKRIDAQHAKGKLTARERIELLLDEGSFEEYDMFVTHRCTDFGMEKSKPRGDGVVTGWGTINGRMVYVFSQDFTVLGGSVSETHAAKICKIMDMAMQNGAPVIGINDSGGARIQEGVSSLAAYGEVFQRNIEASGVVPQISMIMGPCAGGAVYSPAMTDFIFMVKDSSYMFVTGPDVVKTVTNEQVTAEELGGATTHTRKSSVADAAFENDVEALAEVRRLVDFLPLSNREKPPVRPFYDSPDRIEESLDTLIPDNPNKPYDMKELILKVADEGDFYEIQEDFAKNIITGFIRLEGQTVGVVANQPMMLAGVLDIDSARKAARFVRFCDCFEIPLLTFVDVPGFLPGTGQEYNGVIKHGAKLLFAYGEATVPKVTVITRKAYGGAYVVMSSKHLRGDINYAWPTSEIAVMGAKGAVEIIHRADLGDAEKTAAHTKEYEDRFANPFVAAERGFIDEVIQPRSTRKRVCRAFAQLRTKRKQMPWKKHDNIPL, from the coding sequence ATGAAGGACATCCTGCAAGAGCTCGAGCATCGCCGCAACGAAGCGCGGCTGGGTGGCGGCCAAAAACGGATCGATGCGCAGCACGCCAAGGGCAAGCTGACCGCGCGCGAGCGCATCGAGCTGCTGCTCGACGAAGGGTCCTTCGAAGAATACGACATGTTCGTCACCCATCGCTGCACCGATTTCGGCATGGAGAAATCCAAGCCCCGCGGCGATGGCGTCGTGACCGGCTGGGGCACGATCAACGGCCGCATGGTCTACGTCTTTTCGCAAGATTTCACCGTTCTGGGCGGGTCCGTGTCGGAAACCCATGCCGCCAAGATCTGCAAGATCATGGATATGGCGATGCAGAACGGCGCGCCCGTCATCGGCATCAACGACTCGGGCGGCGCGCGCATCCAGGAAGGCGTGTCCTCCCTTGCCGCCTATGGCGAGGTGTTCCAGCGCAACATCGAAGCCTCGGGCGTGGTGCCGCAGATCAGCATGATCATGGGCCCCTGCGCGGGCGGCGCGGTCTATTCGCCGGCCATGACCGACTTCATCTTCATGGTGAAGGACAGCTCCTACATGTTCGTGACCGGCCCCGATGTGGTCAAGACGGTGACCAACGAACAGGTCACCGCCGAAGAACTTGGGGGCGCCACCACCCATACCCGCAAGTCGAGCGTGGCCGATGCCGCCTTTGAAAACGATGTCGAGGCGCTGGCCGAAGTGCGGCGGCTGGTCGATTTCCTGCCGCTCTCGAACCGCGAAAAGCCGCCCGTGCGCCCCTTCTACGACAGCCCGGACCGGATCGAGGAAAGCCTCGACACGCTGATCCCCGACAATCCCAACAAGCCCTACGACATGAAGGAACTGATCCTGAAGGTCGCGGACGAAGGGGATTTCTACGAGATCCAGGAAGACTTTGCCAAGAACATCATCACGGGCTTCATCCGGCTCGAGGGGCAGACGGTCGGCGTGGTCGCCAACCAGCCGATGATGCTGGCGGGCGTTCTGGACATCGACAGCGCCCGCAAGGCCGCGCGCTTTGTCCGGTTCTGTGATTGCTTCGAGATCCCGCTCCTGACCTTTGTCGATGTTCCGGGTTTCCTGCCCGGCACGGGCCAGGAATACAACGGCGTCATCAAGCACGGCGCGAAGCTGCTCTTTGCCTATGGCGAGGCGACGGTGCCCAAGGTGACCGTGATCACCCGCAAGGCCTATGGCGGGGCTTACGTGGTGATGTCGTCCAAACATCTGCGTGGCGACATCAACTATGCCTGGCCCACATCCGAGATTGCCGTGATGGGGGCCAAGGGAGCGGTCGAGATCATCCATCGCGCCGATCTGGGTGATGCGGAAAAGACCGCGGCCCATACCAAGGAATACGAGGATCGCTTCGCCAATCCCTTCGTCGCGGCCGAGCGTGGCTTCATCGACGAGGTGATCCAGCCGCGCTCCACCCGCAAACGGGTCTGCCGGGCCTTTGCGCAGCTTCGGACCAAGCGCAAGCAGATGCCGTGGAAAAAGCACGACAACATTCCGCTGTAG
- a CDS encoding RidA family protein, with translation MTDPIFHMITGGPRPVAPFSHAVEADGWVLLTGQMPTDPTAPDAPLPDGVVAQTRAVMRNLEIVLKGVGLDLSHVVQMRAYLTEFERDYAAFNETYQSFFPADRRPARTTVGVTALAVGALVEIDCVARRPAGAAP, from the coding sequence ATGACTGACCCCATCTTTCACATGATCACTGGTGGCCCCCGCCCCGTCGCGCCGTTTTCGCATGCGGTCGAGGCGGATGGCTGGGTTCTTTTGACAGGCCAGATGCCGACCGATCCCACAGCCCCCGATGCGCCCCTGCCCGACGGCGTGGTGGCGCAGACGCGGGCCGTGATGCGCAACCTCGAAATCGTGCTGAAGGGCGTGGGGCTCGACCTGTCCCACGTGGTGCAGATGCGGGCCTATCTGACGGAATTCGAACGCGATTACGCGGCCTTCAACGAGACCTACCAAAGCTTTTTCCCCGCCGACCGCCGTCCGGCGCGGACCACGGTGGGTGTGACGGCGCTCGCCGTCGGTGCCTTGGTCGAGATCGATTGCGTGGCGCGCAGACCCGCCGGGGCGGCCCCGTGA
- a CDS encoding DUF6497 family protein — MLPALGLVGALALGPTAALADPWPVGEVVTPSGMTVALEAVVFEENPWSGESLAVVRLIAPQLAQALTDPFALRADMDWACATWGLPAAASVSSAPDIVVVEMMAAPVARGTPDPAILQVFEQYRLLGADCIWELF; from the coding sequence ATGTTGCCCGCCCTCGGCCTTGTCGGCGCCTTGGCGCTTGGCCCCACGGCCGCGCTGGCCGATCCCTGGCCCGTGGGCGAGGTCGTGACCCCGTCAGGCATGACCGTGGCGCTGGAGGCCGTGGTGTTCGAGGAAAACCCGTGGTCGGGCGAAAGCCTGGCCGTGGTGCGCCTGATCGCACCGCAGCTTGCGCAGGCATTGACCGACCCTTTCGCGTTGCGCGCCGACATGGATTGGGCCTGCGCGACATGGGGGCTGCCTGCTGCGGCAAGCGTTTCTTCGGCGCCCGATATCGTGGTGGTCGAGATGATGGCGGCCCCTGTCGCGCGCGGCACGCCGGACCCGGCGATCCTGCAGGTTTTCGAACAATACCGGCTTCTTGGGGCCGACTGTATCTGGGAGCTTTTCTGA